A single Methylobacterium oryzae DNA region contains:
- a CDS encoding BrnA antitoxin family protein translates to MHDTAPKHEDPGPGYTQEDWDEVSNNPKITAEEMAAMRPAREVPEVYGLLPKRGRPKLPNAKVNLTLRIDPQVLEGYRATGDGWQVRMHEDLQAGLDRRVMEILDRAKRMVPLSRPGKQTA, encoded by the coding sequence CGGTTACACGCAAGAGGACTGGGACGAGGTATCCAACAACCCTAAGATTACGGCCGAAGAGATGGCCGCGATGCGTCCCGCCCGTGAGGTGCCGGAGGTCTATGGCCTGCTGCCGAAGCGGGGACGGCCGAAGCTGCCGAACGCCAAGGTCAACCTCACCCTGCGGATCGATCCTCAAGTGCTAGAAGGCTACCGCGCCACGGGTGATGGCTGGCAGGTCCGCATGCACGAGGATTTGCAGGCCGGGCTAGACCGGCGAGTGATGGAAATTTTGGACCGCGCCAAGCGCATGGTCCCGCTCTCGCGTCCTGGCAAACAGACCGCGTGA